In Sulfitobacter sp. OXR-159, one DNA window encodes the following:
- a CDS encoding protease modulator HflC — MRKTSLIIPILVIAIVGVLSAVFVVDEREKALVLRFGQIKQVRNEPGIGFKVPFLDEVVRYEDRILSLETPVIEVTPADDRRLEIDAFVLYRIDDMVQYRQALGAGGERQAESEMGGIMESQIRAVLGSQGVTSNTILSPERSDLMEQIRVRADARAQALGLKVVDVRLRQTNLPEQNFDATLQRMIAEREREATDERARGREAAQRVIALADRTYEEILSEARRDARIIEGEADAQRNKIFAQSYGQDQEFFEFYRSLTAYEQALRGENSTMVMSPDSEFFNYLRSDRNPSTTVDANAPPQTAAEAQVQTPAEAPQTDAPAAEPAPADDSAAADDTQEEAAPAAPTTPEPVAPAPVAPDAEADQPGALDE, encoded by the coding sequence ATGCGGAAAACAAGTCTTATCATTCCCATCTTGGTGATCGCCATCGTGGGTGTTCTCTCGGCTGTCTTCGTCGTGGACGAGCGCGAAAAAGCGCTGGTGCTGCGCTTCGGCCAGATCAAACAGGTCCGCAATGAGCCGGGCATCGGCTTCAAGGTGCCCTTCTTGGATGAGGTCGTGCGCTACGAAGACCGGATCTTGTCGCTGGAAACCCCGGTGATCGAAGTCACCCCCGCCGATGACCGTCGTCTGGAAATCGATGCCTTCGTGCTCTACCGGATCGACGACATGGTCCAGTACCGCCAAGCTTTGGGTGCGGGCGGTGAACGTCAGGCCGAAAGCGAAATGGGCGGCATCATGGAAAGCCAGATCCGTGCCGTTTTGGGTTCGCAAGGCGTGACCTCCAACACGATCCTGTCGCCCGAGCGGTCGGACCTGATGGAGCAAATTCGTGTCCGCGCAGATGCCCGTGCACAGGCGCTTGGCCTCAAGGTCGTTGATGTGCGTCTGCGTCAGACCAACCTGCCAGAGCAGAACTTTGATGCGACCCTGCAGCGGATGATCGCCGAGCGTGAGCGTGAAGCCACCGATGAACGCGCCCGTGGCCGCGAGGCCGCGCAGCGTGTGATCGCCCTTGCTGACCGGACCTATGAAGAGATCTTGTCGGAGGCGCGTCGGGACGCACGGATTATCGAAGGTGAGGCGGACGCTCAGCGAAACAAAATCTTCGCGCAGTCTTATGGTCAGGATCAGGAGTTCTTTGAATTCTACCGGTCGTTGACCGCCTATGAGCAGGCCCTGCGGGGCGAGAACTCGACCATGGTGATGTCGCCGGACAGCGAGTTCTTCAACTACCTGCGCTCGGACCGCAATCCTTCGACCACTGTCGATGCGAACGCACCGCCGCAGACAGCGGCCGAGGCACAGGTCCAGACGCCAGCCGAGGCACCGCAAACCGATGCGCCGGCGGCGGAACCTGCGCCAGCGGACGATAGCGCTGCTGCCGACGACACGCAGGAGGAGGCCGCCCCTGCGGCCCCCACCACGCCTGAGCCAGTAGCGCCTGCACCTGTCGCGCCGGACGCGGAGGCCGACCAGCCAGGCGCGCTCGACGAATGA
- a CDS encoding DUF2065 domain-containing protein produces the protein MSLALLALGSVLIFEGLVYALAPSFLEQMLEMLRRIPEAALRQLGALVVVAGLIFVWLAFQLGV, from the coding sequence ATGAGCCTTGCTCTACTGGCTCTAGGGTCGGTGCTGATATTCGAGGGGCTGGTGTACGCACTGGCCCCTTCGTTTTTGGAGCAGATGCTGGAAATGCTCCGCCGCATCCCTGAGGCGGCGCTGCGCCAACTCGGCGCACTGGTGGTGGTCGCCGGATTGATATTTGTCTGGCTGGCGTTTCAATTGGGCGTCTAA